The following coding sequences are from one Eretmochelys imbricata isolate rEreImb1 chromosome 12, rEreImb1.hap1, whole genome shotgun sequence window:
- the SNAI3 gene encoding zinc finger protein SNAI3, translating to MPRSFLVKKPSSTRVPNYGQLESRQEIDGACHACGGLVIPILIPNDGAPSTPWAGSSILARFSLPLPLDGDTKRTPSTSPHNLEISLVDTLTGRAPGSPLKDNQNNLNLPPVLSLPQRRPPDPGSPAEGHRGAQDKLQGARGRAAEPLERFECFDCHKSYHTFSGLAKHRQQRCVLQARKYFTCKYCDKEYGSLGALKMHIRTHTLPCVCKICGKAFSRPWLLQGHIRTHTGEKPYSCSHCSRAFADRSNLRAHLQTHSDVKKYQCRGCSKTFSRVSLLSRHEEAGCCPAS from the exons AAATCGATGGCGCGTGCCACGCCTGCGGGGGGCTGGTCATCCCCATCCTCATCCCGAATGACGGCGCCCCTTCCACGCCCTGGGCCGGCAGCTCCATCCTCGCCCGCTTCTCCTTGCCTCTCCCACTGGATGGGGATACCAAAAGGACTCCCAGCACAAGCCCCCACAACCTGGAGATCAGCCTGGTGGACACGTTAACGGGCCGAGCGCCGGGCTCCCCTCTCAAAGACAACCAGAACAACCTCAACCTGCCCCCCGTCCTCAGCCTGCCCCAAAGGAGGCCACCCGACCCGGGGAGCCCAGCAGAGGGGCACAGGGGAGCCCAGGACAAACTGCAAGGGGCACGGGGCAGGGCAGCTGAGCCCCTGGAGAGATTTGAGTGCTTTGACTGCCACAAGTCCTACCACACCTTCTCCGGGCTGGCCAAACACCGCCAGCAGCGCTGCGTGCTGCAGGCCAGGAAGTATTTCACCTGCAAGTACTGTGACAAGGAGTACGGGAGCCTGGGAGCGCTCAAGATGCACATCCGCACCCATACACTACCATGCGTCTGCAAGATCTGCGGCAAAGCCTTCTCCAGGCCTTGGCTGCTCCAGGGACATATCCGAACGCACACAG GTGAAAAGCCCTACAGCTGCTCGCACTGCAGCCGCGCCTTCGCCGACCGCTCCAACCTCCGCGCCCACCTGCAGACGCACTCGGACGTCAAGAAGTACCAGTGTCGGGGCTGCTCCAAAACCTTCTCCCGGGTGTCGCTGCTCTCCCGGCACGAGGAGGCTGGCTGCTGCCCTGCATCCTGA